From a region of the Kwoniella newhampshirensis strain CBS 13917 chromosome 11, whole genome shotgun sequence genome:
- a CDS encoding actin-like protein ARP6, translated as MTTPPILILDNGAYEIKAGLSGLDWEPRVFPNSIARSRAERKVYVGDEIEDCRDLSGIVYRRPFDKGMLVNWDAEKIIWDRLFSPVVMNINPTETSLLVTEPYFNLPNIAETYDQMVFEEWEFSSYFRCTPAALIPYGGLFENDQGISPECMVVVDVGYSYTHVIPLRDGQIVWEHVKRIDVGGKLLTNHLKHLISFRQWNMIDQTHVVNEVREACGYVSMDWRGDLERCKQNPKHNDIVQEYVLPDFSARSTSRTGYIRSGPNATPPEDNAQAPTNDNEHGRSAQVDEEEQVLWMGNERFAGPELLFSPSDIGFKQSGLPETIAYVISLMPEELRGMFWAHIGIFGGLGNIEALGERLERDLQALCPVEYEIGIFEAFDPASPPYVSATSLTSSEIYLSTYPVTRAEYLEHGSSICRRRFGGPSYNLNPPGFTNGDIGGDLSDDERERRYAMGIESKKGKGKRKMEEEEVTSGNWGGRRRRAMGAM; from the exons ATGACGACCCCGCCCATCCTCATACTAGATAATGGGGCGTATGAAATCAAGGCTGGGTTATCAGGCTTGGACTGGGAGCCGAG GGTGTTTCCTAATTCAATAGCAAGATCACGGGCCGAGAGAAAGGTGTATGTAGGcgatgagattgaggaCTGTAGGGACCTCTCGGGTATAGTCTACAGGAGACCAttcgacaag GGAATGCTGGTGAACTGGGATGCAGAGAAGATCATATGGGACAGACTGTTCTCCCCTGTGGTGATGAAC ATCAACCCTACCGAGAcgtctcttctcgtcaCAGAGCCATATTTTAATCTCCCCAACATTGCCGAGACGTACGACCAGATGGTGTTCGAAGAGTGGGAGTTTTCAAGCTACTTCAGATGTACTC CTGCTGCTCTGATACCGTACGGCGGCCTGTTTGAGAACGATCAAGGTATATCGCCGGAATGCATGGTCGTGGTCGATGTAGGATACTCCTATACCCATGTCATACCTTTGAGGGATGGACAAATTGTCTGGGAACACGTGAAGAG AATCGATGTCGGAGGGAAACTCCTCACAAACCATCTCAAAcacctcatctcgttcaGGCAATGGAACATGATTGACCAAACTCATGTCGTCAACGAGGTACGAGAAGCTTGTGGATACGTCAGCATGGACTGGAGAGGCGATCTCGAGAGGTGCAA ACAAAATCCGAAGCACAACGACATAGTCCAGGAATACGTCTTACCTGATTTCTCAGCCAGATCGACCTCTCGGACGGGATACATTCGTTCTGGACCGAACGCAACACCGCCAGAGGATAATGCGCAGGCACCGACCAATGACAATGAGCATGGTCGTTCCGCGcaggtggatgaggaagagcaagtaTTATGGATGGGCAACGAAAGATTCGCAGGACCAGAATTGCTCTTCAGCCCTTCAGATATCG GTTTCAAGCAATCGGGCCTGCCTGAAACGATAGCATATGTCATATCATTGATGCCAGAGGAGTTACGGGGAATGTTCTGGGCGCATATAGGAATCTTTGGAGGGCTTGGTAACATAGAGGCTCTTGGCGAAAGATT agaaagagattTGCAAGCATTATGTCCTGTTGAATATGAGATTGGTATCTTCGAAGCATTCGA TCCCGCAAGCCCTCCGTATGTGTCTGCCACCTCCTTGACGTCTTCTGAGATCTATCTCTCGACGTATCCCGTCACACGCGCCGAATATCTCGAACATGGCTCTTCCATCTGTCGACGGCGATTTGGCGGTCCATCGTATAATCTCAATCCTCCGGGATTCACCAACGGAGATATTGGCGGTGATCTgagtgatgacgagaggGAGCGACGTTACGCCATGGGTATAGAGAGcaagaagggcaaaggcaagagaaagatggaagaagaggaagtcaCTAGTGGTAATTGGGGTGGAAGACGGCGGCGAGCCATGGGAGCAATGTAG